The Faecalibacterium prausnitzii genome includes a window with the following:
- the greA gene encoding transcription elongation factor GreA — MAQEIKMSAAGLKAVQDELEYLKTVRRKELAEEIKEARSHGDLSENSEYDEAKNTQGLVENRITELEQMVKNAVVIDESELSVENVAVGTHVTILMTGEDETEEYDIVGRTEADPLSGKISDESPVGHALLGKAVGEKAEVLLPTGHTVEYTVRSITHAAN; from the coding sequence ATGGCACAAGAAATCAAGATGTCCGCTGCCGGCCTGAAGGCCGTGCAGGATGAACTGGAATACCTCAAGACCGTCCGCCGCAAGGAGCTGGCAGAAGAGATCAAGGAAGCCCGCAGCCACGGCGACCTGTCGGAGAACAGCGAGTACGATGAGGCCAAGAACACCCAGGGCCTGGTCGAGAACCGCATCACCGAGCTGGAGCAGATGGTCAAGAACGCTGTCGTCATCGACGAGAGCGAGCTGAGCGTGGAGAACGTTGCCGTCGGCACCCATGTCACCATCCTGATGACCGGCGAGGATGAGACCGAGGAGTACGATATCGTCGGCCGCACCGAGGCAGACCCCCTGAGCGGCAAGATCAGCGATGAAAGCCCCGTCGGCCATGCCCTGCTGGGCAAGGCAGTGGGCGAGAAGGCAGAGGTCCTGCTGCCCACCGGCCACACCGTGGAGTACACGGTGCGGAGCATCACCCACGCAGCCAACTGA
- a CDS encoding RidA family protein, translating to MKVIATEKAPGAIGPYSQGFLTNGFVYTSGQIPVNPADGTIPEGIAAQAEQSCKNVGAILEAGGSGFDKVVKTTCFLADIADFAAFNEVYAKFFTSKPARSCVAVKDLPKGVLCEVEAIAEA from the coding sequence ATGAAAGTGATCGCTACAGAAAAGGCCCCCGGCGCCATCGGCCCCTACTCGCAGGGCTTTCTCACCAACGGTTTTGTTTACACCTCCGGCCAGATCCCGGTGAACCCCGCCGACGGCACCATCCCCGAAGGCATCGCCGCACAGGCGGAGCAGAGCTGCAAGAACGTCGGCGCCATTCTGGAAGCCGGCGGCAGCGGCTTTGACAAGGTGGTCAAGACCACCTGCTTCCTGGCCGACATCGCGGATTTTGCGGCCTTCAACGAGGTTTACGCCAAGTTCTTCACCTCCAAGCCCGCCCGCAGCTGTGTCGCCGTCAAGGACCTGCCCAAGGGCGTCCTGTGCGAGGTCGAGGCCATCGCAGAGGCGTGA
- a CDS encoding elongation factor G: protein MKYASNNIRNILIAGHAGSGKTTLTEALVYFSGAAERMGRVEDGTTISDFDPEEAKRKASLSASVVPVEYEGIKYNFIDAPGLFDFEAGEYEGIRAAESVLVCVSGRSGVTVGAEKAFQLARKNGKATMVFVSKCDLENANYFKILEDMKIRFGSTICPCVVPAKLDDGTPVYINLFSQKAFKYEGGKQIQVDLPDIGHRFQGLIEAMSEAIAETDDELMEKFFGGEPFTTEEIVEGMRKGVKDGLITPVFCGSAVNQQALDMLLFNMHKLLPSPEHEECTMAEDANGESVELHCTESEPTAAYVFKTVADPFVGKLSYLRVISGKVTAGLALTNARTGDIEKINKPLTVIGKKQIENDGIGAGDIGAVAKLVSAKTGDTLCDASRVVKLPAPVFPLPSLFMAVTVAKKGDEGKISSALARLMEEDPTLSYENNAETHQQIIGGLGEQHLDVVKAKLKNKFGVEIGLEAPRIAYRESIRKACQKQGRHKKQTGGHGQFGDVVINFEPCDSEQVVFEEKVFGGSVPKNFFPAVEKGVRLAAEKGVLAGYPVVGLKATLLDGSYHPVDSSEMAFIMAAKLAYKAAMPEAGPVILEPIHTLKAHVPNDNTGDIMGDVTKRRGRVLGMEPDEDGMQTIIAEVPLAELSSFTTFIRQTTQGRGWFTTEFARYEILPEMLVPAVVEQARKLGNLDEAADD, encoded by the coding sequence ATGAAATACGCAAGCAACAACATCCGTAATATCTTGATTGCAGGCCATGCCGGCAGCGGCAAAACGACGCTGACTGAGGCATTGGTCTATTTTTCGGGCGCAGCGGAGCGTATGGGCCGGGTCGAAGACGGCACCACGATTTCGGACTTTGACCCTGAGGAAGCAAAGCGCAAGGCCAGCCTGTCGGCGTCGGTCGTCCCCGTGGAGTACGAGGGCATCAAGTACAACTTCATTGATGCACCGGGCCTGTTCGATTTTGAGGCCGGTGAGTATGAGGGCATCCGGGCTGCGGAGAGTGTGCTGGTGTGTGTCTCCGGCCGCAGCGGCGTGACCGTTGGTGCCGAGAAGGCCTTCCAACTGGCCCGCAAGAACGGCAAAGCCACCATGGTCTTTGTTTCCAAGTGCGACCTGGAAAACGCGAACTACTTCAAGATCCTGGAAGATATGAAGATCCGCTTCGGCTCCACGATCTGCCCCTGCGTCGTCCCGGCCAAGCTCGACGACGGCACCCCAGTGTACATCAATCTGTTCAGCCAGAAGGCCTTCAAGTATGAGGGCGGCAAACAAATCCAGGTGGATCTGCCCGACATCGGCCACCGCTTCCAGGGCCTGATCGAGGCCATGAGCGAGGCCATCGCCGAGACCGACGATGAGCTGATGGAGAAATTCTTCGGCGGTGAGCCCTTCACCACCGAGGAGATCGTCGAGGGAATGCGCAAGGGCGTCAAGGACGGCCTCATCACCCCTGTCTTCTGCGGCAGCGCGGTCAACCAGCAGGCACTGGATATGCTGCTGTTCAACATGCACAAGCTGCTGCCCAGCCCGGAGCACGAGGAGTGCACCATGGCCGAGGACGCCAACGGCGAGTCTGTCGAGCTGCACTGCACCGAATCGGAGCCTACCGCAGCCTACGTCTTCAAGACCGTGGCCGATCCGTTCGTGGGCAAGTTGAGCTATCTGCGCGTCATCAGCGGCAAAGTCACCGCAGGTTTGGCCCTGACCAATGCCCGCACCGGCGACATCGAAAAGATCAACAAGCCCCTGACCGTCATCGGCAAGAAGCAGATTGAGAACGACGGCATCGGTGCCGGTGACATCGGCGCTGTGGCAAAGCTGGTCAGCGCAAAGACCGGCGATACCCTCTGCGATGCTTCCCGCGTGGTCAAACTGCCCGCACCGGTCTTCCCGCTGCCCAGCCTGTTCATGGCCGTCACCGTGGCCAAGAAGGGCGACGAGGGTAAGATCAGCAGTGCGCTGGCCCGCCTGATGGAAGAAGACCCCACCCTGAGCTACGAGAACAACGCCGAGACCCATCAGCAGATCATCGGTGGTCTGGGTGAGCAGCATCTGGACGTCGTCAAGGCCAAGCTGAAGAACAAGTTCGGCGTTGAGATCGGTCTGGAGGCTCCCCGCATCGCCTACCGCGAGTCCATCCGCAAGGCCTGCCAGAAACAGGGCCGTCATAAGAAGCAGACCGGCGGTCATGGCCAGTTCGGCGATGTCGTCATTAACTTCGAGCCCTGCGACAGCGAGCAGGTCGTCTTTGAGGAAAAGGTCTTCGGCGGCAGTGTCCCGAAGAACTTCTTCCCGGCCGTTGAAAAGGGCGTCCGTCTGGCCGCAGAAAAGGGTGTGCTGGCCGGTTATCCTGTGGTCGGCCTGAAGGCCACCCTGCTGGACGGCAGCTACCACCCCGTGGACAGCTCCGAAATGGCTTTCATTATGGCGGCCAAGCTGGCCTATAAGGCCGCGATGCCCGAAGCTGGCCCCGTCATTCTGGAACCCATCCACACCCTGAAAGCGCATGTTCCCAACGACAACACCGGCGATATCATGGGCGACGTCACCAAGCGCCGCGGCCGTGTGCTGGGCATGGAGCCGGATGAGGACGGGATGCAGACCATCATCGCCGAAGTGCCGCTGGCCGAGCTGAGCAGCTTCACCACCTTCATCCGTCAGACCACGCAGGGCCGCGGCTGGTTCACCACCGAGTTTGCCCGCTATGAGATCCTGCCCGAAATGCTGGTGCCCGCCGTCGTCGAGCAGGCCAGAAAGCTGGGCAACCTGGACGAAGCTGCGGATGATTGA
- the lysS gene encoding lysine--tRNA ligase, with protein MEEQKRNPAAGLSESEQVQVRRQKLADLQAAGHDPFTLTKFPQDAYSADLKEEFKDLPNETDSGKKAALAGRMMSKRVMGKASFAHLRDDKGDIQLYVRRDELGEESYAAFKKLDVGDIIGVKGEVFRTKTGELSVRAEELTLLAKSLRPLPEKFHGLTDTETRYRQRYVDLIANPEVKETFVKRSQILKEIRAYLDEKGFLEVDTPILTPFEIGASARPFYTHHNTLNMDMVLRIETELYLKRLIVGGMDRVYEVGRIFRNEGMDPKHNPEFTTIELYQAFTDFHGMMDLVEELYKRLALKICGGMVIPYQGKQIDMGHWERLTMIEAVKKYSGVDFNDWKTDEDAIAAAKEHHVELPEVPTKGAILAEFFDAFVEDKLIQPTFIYDYPVEISPLAKRKPDDPAFTERFEYFIDCTEYGNAFSELNDPIDQKGRFERQVAERKAIEPDCKAQVDYDYVNALEYGLPPTGGLGFGVDRLVMLLTDSASIRDVLLFPTMKPIEQ; from the coding sequence ATGGAAGAACAAAAGAGAAATCCTGCTGCCGGTCTGAGCGAGAGCGAACAGGTGCAGGTGCGCCGCCAGAAGCTGGCCGATCTGCAGGCTGCGGGTCACGACCCGTTCACCCTGACCAAGTTCCCGCAGGATGCCTATTCGGCTGACCTGAAGGAAGAATTCAAGGACCTGCCCAACGAGACCGATTCCGGCAAGAAGGCGGCTCTGGCCGGCCGTATGATGTCCAAGCGCGTCATGGGCAAGGCCAGCTTTGCCCATCTGCGCGACGATAAGGGCGATATCCAGCTGTACGTCCGCCGCGATGAGCTGGGCGAAGAGTCCTACGCTGCGTTCAAGAAGCTGGACGTCGGCGATATCATCGGCGTCAAGGGCGAAGTGTTCCGCACCAAGACCGGTGAGCTGAGCGTCCGCGCGGAAGAGCTCACCCTGCTGGCCAAGAGCCTGCGCCCCCTGCCGGAGAAGTTCCACGGCCTGACCGATACCGAGACCCGTTACCGTCAGCGCTATGTGGACCTCATCGCCAACCCCGAAGTCAAGGAGACCTTCGTCAAGCGCAGCCAGATCCTGAAGGAGATCCGCGCATATCTGGACGAGAAGGGCTTCCTGGAGGTCGATACCCCCATCCTGACTCCGTTTGAGATCGGCGCTTCGGCCCGCCCCTTCTACACCCACCACAACACCCTGAACATGGACATGGTCCTGCGCATCGAGACGGAGCTTTATCTGAAGCGCCTGATTGTCGGCGGCATGGATCGTGTGTATGAGGTCGGTCGCATCTTCCGCAACGAGGGCATGGACCCCAAGCACAACCCGGAGTTCACCACCATCGAGCTGTATCAGGCATTCACCGATTTCCACGGCATGATGGACCTGGTCGAGGAGCTGTACAAGCGCCTGGCCCTCAAGATCTGCGGCGGTATGGTCATCCCGTATCAGGGCAAGCAGATCGACATGGGCCACTGGGAGCGTCTGACCATGATCGAGGCCGTCAAGAAGTATTCCGGCGTGGATTTCAACGACTGGAAGACCGACGAGGATGCCATCGCTGCGGCCAAGGAGCACCACGTCGAGCTGCCCGAAGTGCCCACCAAGGGTGCCATTCTGGCCGAGTTCTTCGACGCTTTCGTCGAGGACAAGCTCATTCAGCCCACCTTCATTTACGATTATCCCGTCGAGATCAGCCCGCTGGCAAAGCGCAAGCCGGATGATCCCGCCTTCACCGAGCGGTTCGAGTATTTCATCGACTGCACCGAGTACGGCAACGCCTTCAGCGAGCTGAACGACCCCATCGACCAGAAGGGCCGCTTCGAGCGCCAGGTCGCCGAGCGTAAGGCCATCGAGCCCGACTGCAAGGCCCAGGTCGATTACGACTACGTCAACGCTCTGGAGTACGGCCTGCCTCCCACGGGCGGCCTCGGCTTCGGCGTGGACCGCCTTGTCATGCTCCTGACCGACAGTGCCTCCATCCGTGATGTGCTGCTGTTCCCCACGATGAAGCCGATTGAGCAGTAA
- a CDS encoding Gfo/Idh/MocA family protein: MKLGILGTGMIVREFLPWLTGADSPFTVQCICSTQRSAEAAGELCEQYGIPQHTTNYFELLQDVDVVYLAVPNNQHARYAKVAIEAGKHVIVEKPMAINALQAEELANLARRRKVFLFEAMTTQYLENYNKIRELLPRVGKVKLVQCNFSQYSSRYDAFCAGETPVSFDPARAGGALMDLNVYNISYIVGLFGEPNQVHYTANIERGIDTSGILTMEYNSFRAVSIAAKDCGAPARYIIQGTKGYILQKSTANWCGGVTFHPNEGKEEHYNLNGGRPRQAAEFHAFARAIEGGDQELCSRMLDTSVAVSKVLTVARRSAGLKF, encoded by the coding sequence ATGAAATTAGGGATTCTGGGCACGGGCATGATCGTGCGGGAATTTTTGCCGTGGCTGACCGGGGCGGACTCGCCTTTTACGGTGCAGTGCATCTGCAGCACCCAGCGCAGCGCAGAGGCGGCGGGGGAGCTGTGCGAACAGTACGGCATCCCCCAGCATACCACCAACTATTTTGAGTTGTTACAGGACGTGGACGTGGTCTATCTGGCCGTGCCGAACAACCAGCACGCCCGCTATGCCAAGGTGGCCATCGAGGCGGGGAAGCACGTCATCGTGGAAAAGCCAATGGCCATCAATGCCTTGCAGGCAGAGGAGCTGGCGAATCTGGCCCGCCGCAGGAAAGTCTTCCTGTTCGAGGCCATGACCACCCAGTATCTGGAAAATTACAACAAGATCCGCGAGCTGCTGCCCCGCGTGGGCAAGGTGAAGCTGGTGCAGTGCAACTTCAGCCAGTATTCCAGCCGGTACGATGCCTTCTGCGCCGGGGAGACGCCGGTCTCCTTTGACCCGGCCCGTGCGGGCGGCGCACTGATGGACCTGAACGTCTACAACATCAGCTACATCGTGGGCCTGTTCGGCGAGCCGAATCAGGTGCACTACACCGCCAACATCGAGCGCGGCATCGACACCAGCGGCATCCTGACCATGGAATACAACAGCTTCCGCGCGGTGAGCATCGCCGCCAAGGACTGCGGCGCACCGGCCCGGTATATCATCCAGGGCACGAAGGGCTATATTTTGCAGAAATCCACCGCCAACTGGTGCGGCGGTGTGACCTTCCACCCCAATGAGGGCAAGGAAGAGCACTACAACCTCAACGGCGGCCGCCCCCGGCAGGCGGCCGAGTTCCATGCGTTCGCCCGCGCCATCGAGGGCGGGGACCAGGAGCTTTGCAGCCGGATGCTGGATACCTCTGTGGCCGTCAGCAAGGTGCTGACCGTGGCCCGGCGGTCAGCAGGACTCAAGTTCTGA
- the rny gene encoding ribonuclease Y, with amino-acid sequence MPTIALVLIVAVIAAAAGIGGGYFIGYNNRKKTAEAQIGSAEAEATRLVNEAIKTADQKRKEAVLEAKDEAFRLKAEVDAQKAEADKEIKQRRAEITRQENRIDQKETALDRKTEALEKKEEELKKKNEEVDAHLAEVDAIRAKEMERLETLAGLSQEDAREVLLHKVDEELTHEKAVRVAAYETDLKENCDNLARNLIGQAIARCAADHCSETTVSVVPLPSDEMKGRIIGREGRNIRALETATGVDLIIDDTPEAITLSSFDQTRREVARMTLERLIGDGRIHPARIEETVEKCRHDLELQMKREGEKAVMELGIHGLHPDLIKLIGRLKYRTSFGQNALTHSMEVAWLAGLLAGEMGVNVTLARRAGLLHDIGKALDHEIEGSHVQIGVDICRKYKENTQVIHAIEAHHGDVEPKTPLAFIIQACDAISAARPGARRENVESYVKRLENLEEISSSFEGVEQAFAVQAGREVRIMVKPDVISDDQVILLARQIAKKIEDTLDYPGQIKVNVIRESRAVDYAK; translated from the coding sequence ATGCCCACGATCGCATTGGTTTTGATCGTGGCCGTGATCGCAGCTGCTGCCGGCATCGGCGGGGGTTATTTTATTGGTTACAACAACCGTAAAAAGACCGCCGAGGCCCAGATCGGCAGCGCCGAAGCCGAGGCGACCCGGCTGGTGAACGAAGCGATCAAGACCGCAGACCAAAAACGAAAAGAAGCTGTTCTGGAAGCAAAGGACGAGGCCTTCCGCCTGAAAGCGGAGGTGGATGCCCAGAAGGCGGAAGCCGACAAGGAGATCAAGCAGCGCCGCGCTGAGATCACCCGTCAGGAGAACCGCATCGACCAGAAGGAAACAGCTCTGGACCGCAAGACCGAAGCTCTGGAGAAAAAAGAAGAAGAGCTGAAGAAGAAGAACGAGGAAGTTGACGCCCATTTGGCGGAGGTGGACGCCATCCGCGCCAAGGAGATGGAGCGGCTGGAAACGCTGGCCGGTCTGAGCCAGGAAGACGCCCGCGAAGTGCTGCTGCACAAGGTGGACGAGGAACTGACCCACGAAAAGGCCGTCCGTGTGGCAGCCTACGAGACCGACCTGAAGGAGAACTGCGACAATCTGGCCCGCAACCTCATCGGGCAGGCCATTGCCCGCTGTGCAGCCGACCATTGCAGCGAGACCACCGTCAGCGTGGTGCCGCTGCCCAGCGATGAGATGAAGGGGCGCATCATCGGCCGCGAGGGCCGCAACATCCGTGCGCTGGAAACGGCCACCGGTGTGGACCTCATCATCGACGATACCCCGGAGGCCATCACCCTGTCCTCCTTCGACCAGACCCGCCGCGAAGTGGCCCGCATGACCCTGGAACGCCTGATCGGCGACGGCCGCATCCACCCCGCCCGCATCGAGGAAACGGTGGAGAAGTGCCGCCACGATCTGGAACTGCAGATGAAGCGCGAGGGCGAGAAGGCCGTGATGGAGCTTGGTATCCATGGCCTGCACCCCGACCTCATCAAGCTCATCGGCCGCCTGAAGTACCGCACCAGCTTCGGCCAGAACGCTCTGACCCACAGCATGGAGGTGGCCTGGCTGGCCGGCCTGCTGGCAGGCGAGATGGGCGTGAACGTCACGCTGGCCCGCCGTGCCGGTCTGCTGCATGATATCGGCAAGGCGCTCGACCACGAGATCGAGGGCAGCCATGTGCAGATCGGTGTGGACATCTGCCGCAAGTACAAGGAGAACACCCAGGTCATCCACGCCATCGAGGCCCACCACGGCGATGTGGAGCCGAAGACCCCGCTGGCCTTCATAATCCAGGCCTGCGACGCCATCAGCGCCGCCCGCCCCGGTGCCCGCCGTGAGAACGTGGAGAGCTATGTCAAGCGTCTGGAGAATCTGGAGGAGATCTCTTCCAGCTTCGAGGGCGTCGAGCAGGCCTTTGCTGTTCAGGCAGGCCGCGAAGTGCGCATCATGGTCAAGCCCGATGTCATCAGCGACGATCAGGTCATCCTGCTGGCCCGCCAGATCGCAAAGAAGATCGAGGACACGCTGGATTACCCCGGCCAGATCAAGGTCAACGTCATCCGCGAGAGCCGCGCCGTCGATTACGCAAAATAA
- a CDS encoding ECF transporter S component, which yields MKNNDLRTLTRLALLVAIELVMKAIGLGSVPMGPLYMSFLTLPIAVGAITMGPAAGAILGGVFGAVSFYDAITGASAMTGALFQVSPVNTFILCVGMRVLMGLCVGLIFNGLKKLDKPGTWSYILSAMCAPALNTLFFMGYIVLAFYGCDYVQNLVSVKGAANPFMFVVLLVGVQGVAEFLVSGILGGIVARAVRKFLK from the coding sequence ATGAAAAACAACGATCTTCGTACTCTCACCCGGCTGGCACTGCTGGTCGCCATCGAGCTGGTCATGAAGGCCATCGGCCTGGGCAGTGTGCCCATGGGCCCGCTTTACATGAGCTTTTTGACCCTTCCCATCGCCGTGGGTGCCATCACCATGGGCCCCGCTGCGGGTGCCATCCTGGGCGGCGTGTTCGGCGCGGTGAGCTTCTATGACGCCATCACCGGCGCTTCGGCCATGACCGGGGCCCTGTTCCAGGTCAGCCCGGTCAACACCTTCATCCTCTGCGTGGGGATGCGTGTGCTGATGGGCCTGTGCGTCGGCCTCATCTTCAACGGCCTGAAGAAGCTGGACAAGCCCGGCACCTGGAGCTACATCCTCAGCGCCATGTGCGCCCCGGCCCTGAACACCCTGTTCTTCATGGGCTACATCGTGCTGGCCTTCTACGGCTGCGACTATGTCCAGAACCTCGTGTCCGTCAAGGGCGCGGCCAACCCGTTCATGTTCGTCGTCCTGCTGGTCGGTGTGCAGGGCGTGGCCGAGTTCCTGGTGTCCGGCATCCTGGGCGGCATCGTCGCCCGTGCTGTGCGCAAGTTTTTGAAGTAA
- a CDS encoding type III pantothenate kinase, with translation MILAIDIGNTTVALGGIKDGRVCFVAHMDTVRTRTAAEYRAEMEKVFSHRRHPERPMRFEGAVLTSVVPQITGALAECARHYTGKKPVIVSPDIRTGLTMGVPDPHTVGKDRLVDAAYAAAKFPLPVITVDLGTATTFNVVDEDRVFRGGVICPGLSTGLRALGERCAQLPQVRLGSPKSAIGVNTESCMLSGSVLGTAVLLDGITQRIEEELGRPATLVVTGGLAKYVTPLCRHPLTYDPELLMKGLALLYQMNAPQHHAGGGKKRNQNFRRARRPHPQRRERREDEAKAG, from the coding sequence ATGATCTTAGCCATTGATATAGGCAACACCACCGTCGCCCTGGGGGGCATCAAGGACGGACGTGTATGCTTTGTGGCCCACATGGATACGGTGCGCACCCGCACGGCGGCGGAGTACCGCGCCGAGATGGAAAAGGTGTTTTCGCACCGCCGCCACCCGGAGCGCCCCATGCGCTTTGAGGGTGCGGTGCTGACCAGCGTTGTGCCCCAGATCACGGGGGCGCTGGCCGAGTGCGCCCGCCATTACACCGGCAAAAAGCCGGTCATCGTATCGCCGGACATCCGCACCGGCCTGACCATGGGCGTGCCCGACCCCCATACCGTGGGCAAGGACCGTCTGGTCGATGCTGCCTATGCGGCGGCAAAGTTCCCGCTGCCGGTCATCACGGTGGACCTGGGCACGGCCACCACCTTCAATGTGGTGGATGAGGACCGGGTGTTCCGGGGCGGCGTCATCTGCCCCGGCCTGTCCACCGGACTGCGGGCTCTGGGGGAGCGCTGTGCCCAGCTTCCGCAGGTGCGTCTCGGCTCCCCGAAGAGCGCCATCGGTGTGAACACCGAGAGCTGTATGCTGTCCGGCTCGGTGCTGGGCACGGCGGTGCTGCTGGACGGCATCACCCAGCGCATCGAAGAAGAACTGGGCCGCCCGGCAACGCTGGTCGTGACCGGCGGTCTGGCCAAATACGTCACCCCGCTCTGCCGCCATCCGCTGACCTACGACCCCGAACTGCTGATGAAGGGTCTGGCGCTGCTGTACCAGATGAATGCGCCGCAGCACCACGCAGGCGGCGGCAAAAAGCGGAACCAGAACTTCCGCCGCGCCCGCCGACCCCACCCGCAGCGCCGGGAGCGCCGCGAGGATGAGGCCAAAGCAGGCTGA
- a CDS encoding tyrosine-protein phosphatase, with product MDIRQLHYFLVLCEEMNYTRAAQRLFLSRQALRQSITALEAELCGPLFISAHHKLSLTERGLSLQRHAAPVVEQFQQMQAALHAEIQSAQPVRIGISVSLVPDYLPGLETQLDKFRQQYPHIEMRFRLLDNDAVADGVEQGELDAGLVMDLGCAAQVLARTTLRADPACLLVPRGHPFWEKERVPLAALRGQRVLLPSLRQDLFAPLWDACAKAGFAPDAEIGPSFYQAYYLVQEQLCTCLTRYEPGARRELDRVRDVLIEDMPPLCVSMVQRRDHNSAYLDLLRSYLMEVLGGTASLPPRRGRPAKPFYSRPVLSSTAVEKPAPHPAPGTQLPFAGGNNFRELGGYPADEGKHVRWGQIYRGIPTGLLTSDADRKLLDSLGLRLILDLRSAQEAEKMPDYVPDGARMVRICGLCLDDGKEVDFSPEDRERLLEGKPDEGRRMADAMYRQMLFGNKAYKELFRALEVGETPVLFHCSGGKDRTGVAAMLILLALGASDETIRQDFVRTNECRRPELEKIWAEHADEIAARPEQKKFYQGIAGVHPESVDLVLSAIREKCGSAEAYLEAEYGLTPARLMRLRRMYLE from the coding sequence ATGGATATCCGCCAGCTGCATTATTTTCTGGTCCTGTGCGAGGAGATGAACTACACCCGCGCGGCCCAGCGGCTGTTTTTGTCGCGGCAGGCGCTGCGGCAGAGCATCACCGCGCTGGAAGCCGAACTCTGCGGGCCGCTGTTCATCAGCGCCCATCACAAGCTCTCGCTCACCGAGCGGGGGCTGAGCCTGCAGCGCCATGCGGCCCCGGTGGTGGAGCAGTTCCAGCAGATGCAGGCGGCCCTCCATGCCGAGATCCAGTCCGCCCAGCCGGTGCGCATCGGCATCAGCGTCTCGCTGGTGCCGGACTATCTGCCCGGTCTGGAGACCCAGCTGGACAAGTTCCGCCAGCAGTACCCGCACATCGAGATGCGGTTCCGCCTGCTGGACAACGATGCCGTGGCCGACGGAGTAGAGCAGGGCGAGCTGGACGCGGGGCTGGTCATGGACCTGGGCTGCGCGGCGCAGGTGCTGGCCCGCACGACCCTGCGGGCAGACCCTGCCTGCCTGCTGGTGCCGCGCGGCCACCCCTTCTGGGAAAAGGAGCGGGTGCCGCTGGCAGCGCTGCGGGGGCAGCGGGTGCTGCTGCCCAGCCTGCGGCAGGACCTGTTTGCGCCCCTGTGGGACGCCTGCGCCAAGGCGGGTTTTGCGCCCGACGCCGAGATCGGCCCCAGCTTCTATCAGGCCTATTATCTGGTGCAGGAGCAGCTGTGTACCTGTCTGACCCGGTACGAGCCGGGGGCACGGCGGGAGCTGGACCGGGTGCGCGATGTGCTCATCGAGGATATGCCGCCGCTCTGCGTCTCGATGGTGCAGCGGCGGGACCACAACTCGGCCTATCTGGACCTGCTGCGCAGCTACCTGATGGAGGTGCTGGGCGGTACGGCATCGCTGCCGCCCCGGCGGGGCCGCCCGGCCAAGCCGTTCTACAGCCGCCCGGTGCTGTCCAGCACGGCGGTGGAAAAGCCTGCGCCCCACCCCGCGCCCGGAACCCAGCTGCCCTTTGCGGGCGGGAACAACTTCCGGGAGCTGGGCGGCTACCCGGCCGATGAGGGCAAACACGTCCGCTGGGGGCAGATCTACCGGGGCATCCCCACCGGTCTGCTGACGAGCGACGCCGACCGGAAGCTGCTGGATTCCCTTGGGCTGCGCCTCATCCTCGACCTGCGCAGCGCGCAGGAGGCCGAGAAGATGCCGGACTATGTGCCGGACGGTGCCCGGATGGTGCGCATCTGCGGGCTCTGCCTGGACGACGGCAAGGAAGTGGATTTTTCGCCGGAGGACCGCGAGCGCCTGCTGGAAGGCAAGCCGGACGAAGGCCGCCGGATGGCCGATGCCATGTACCGGCAGATGCTCTTCGGCAACAAGGCCTACAAGGAGCTGTTCCGTGCTCTGGAAGTGGGCGAGACGCCGGTGCTCTTCCACTGCTCCGGCGGCAAGGACCGCACCGGCGTGGCGGCTATGCTGATCCTGCTGGCGCTGGGCGCTTCGGACGAGACGATCCGTCAGGATTTCGTCCGGACGAACGAATGCCGCCGCCCGGAGCTGGAAAAGATCTGGGCCGAACATGCCGACGAGATCGCCGCCCGCCCGGAACAGAAGAAGTTTTATCAGGGCATCGCAGGGGTGCACCCCGAATCGGTGGACCTGGTGCTCTCCGCCATCCGGGAGAAATGCGGCAGCGCCGAGGCCTACCTCGAAGCCGAATACGGCCTGACCCCGGCCCGCCTGATGCGGCTGCGGCGGATGTATCTGGAGTAA